Genomic segment of Sinorhizobium meliloti:
CGTCATCCACTTCCCGAAGGACATCTCGCCCTTCGCCAAGGAGGTGCCGGGCGAGCCGCGGCTCGTCGAGCGCTTCGAGACCTATTGCAACGGCTGGGAGATCGGCAACGCATTTTCCGAGCTCAACGACCCGGTCGAGCAGCGCGCCCGCATGGTCGAGCAGATGGAACAGGCGCATGCCCGTGGCGAGAAGGAAAAGACGCTGGACGAGGACTTCCTCGATGCCATGGACCAGGGCATGCCGCCGGCCGGGGGATTGGGGATCGGTGTCGACCGGCTGATCATGCTGCTCACCAACTCGCCGTCGATCCGCGACATCATCCTCTTCCCGGCCCGCCGTCAGAAGGCCGATTGATACCCTGGAGCAGGCCCTCCCCAACAAAGGGAGGGTTGGGGAGGGGCTCTCCCTTAATGACTCGCCTGTTTCTCGGCCGGCGCAGCGGCCGCGACATCGCCCGCTGCCGACGGATCGTTGCACATGGAGCGGTCGTCCATCTTGGCCATGATGGCGCGGACGTCGTCCAGTTCGAGCGTCACGACCTTGCCGTGGAACCTGCCGGCAGCGTTGGCCGTGGCCTCGTTATAGGAGGCGCGGAAGGGTTCATCCAAACCCGGCACGCTCCGCGGACCGGGGGCGAATAGCACCTCCGCGCCGATCGCCGAACCGCGCACGCCTGCGCGATCCTCCGGACCTGCCGCATCGAGCACGACCACCTGATAAAGATCGGCCCCCTCCTTTTTGGCGAGGCCGCCTGCGACGCGCAAGGCGGTCCTGATCCGATCCGGCCCGGTCGCCCGGTCCGTCTTCACATGCATGCGGATCCACCGCTGCCCCTTGTGGTCGAGCTTCAGGGTCCGGAGCGCGGTGCATTCGAGGCCGGAGGCGGAGGGCCCCGCGAAGCGGGTCAGTATCTTGTCGCGACCTACATAAACCGCGGCACCGCCGGATGCGGCGGAGACCCCGAAGGCGGCGGACAGGATGATCACCAGCCGCTTCGAAGGGCGCAATTTTCTGAGAATGGCCTTCAAGGGGTGGCTCCGCTGTCGTCGTAAGGATCGCAAGAAAGGCCCGAAGGCGTCTTCGAAGATAGCCGAACCACCTTTCGGAAAGTTTAAGCGGAGGCCTCCTGCAGGCGGCCAGAGATTGACTTTCTTCCGCAGCTTGTCCATTGCGCCATGCACAACGTCGCTGTAGGCGGGAATCCCCCGTAACCAGGAAGAGGCGGTATGCACAAGGTTATTTTCGATACGGATCCGGGCGTCGACGATGCGATGGCCCTCCTCTTTCTGCACCGTCACCGGGGCATAGAGCTGCTCGGCATCACCACGGTCTTCGGCAATGCCTCGATCGAGACGACGACGCGCAATGCGTTGTTCCTCAAAGGGGCATGGAATATTGCCGCACCGGTTGCCAGGGGCATGGGCGAGACGTTCGATGCCGGCCGGCCGCATGTCGAATGGCCGACGGGCATTCACGGCGATGACGGGCTCGGCAATATCGGCGTGCCGGCGCAGATGGACCTGCCGCTCGACCCTCGTCCTGCCCACCGCTTCATCATCGACACGGTGCGCGCCAATCCCGGCGAGGTGACGCTCGTCGCCGTCGGCCGGATGACCAACCTGGCGCGCGCCTTGCGCGACGATCCGGAGATTGCCGCGCTCGTCAAGGCGGTGGTGATCATGGGCGGCGCCTTCGATGTTCCCGGCAACATCACGCCGGCGGCGGAAGCCAATATCCACGGCGACCCGGAAGCGGCCGATGTGGTGATGACGGCGCCCTGGCCGGTGACCGTCATCGGTCTCGACGTGACGACGAAGACGGTGATGAGCCGCGCCATGCTCTCCGAGATCGCCGAACGCGGCGGTTCACCGGCAAGGCTTCTTTCCGACATCTCGCAATTCTACATCGACTTCTACGAGCACCATGTGGATGACGGCATGATCGTGCACGACAGCTGCGCCTGCGCCTATGTCATCGCGCCCCAATTCTTTCAGACCCGTGGCGGCGCCATCCGGGTCCTTTGCGGCGGCATCGCCGACGGCCAGACCGTTCAAAAGCCGGATGGGCGACTGTTTCCCCCGAACGCCTGGGACGGCTTCCCAAGCCAGCAGGCCTGTATCGACATCGATGCCGAAGCGGTGCTGAAACTCATCGGCGATACGCTAGCGGGCGACAGATAACCTCCGGAAAGCACCCTCCCCAACCCCTACCCACAGGTGGGAGGGGCTTGACCCGTCGCACTGCCGCTTCCTGACGCCAGCGCTGGGAGGAGTTTTATCCGCGGACGGCCCGCAGCCGCCTTACCGCGAAAATCTTTCGCGGATAGCTGGCAGATGCGCCGCCGCCGGCTATCTTTATCCGTATGAAGCCGGACGCCTTGCTCTTTCCCGCCCCCAAAGGTCTCTACTGCCAAGACGGGGATTTCTATATCGACCCGGTGCAACCGGTCGAGAGGGCACTCATCACCCACGGACATTCAGACCATGCGCGCGCCGGGCATGGCCATGTGCTCGCGACGCGCGAGACGCTCGACATCATGCGCCTGCGCTATGGTGAAGACTTCTGCGGCGCGAGCCAAGACGCCCGCTTCGGCGAAACAATTTCGATCGGAGGCGTGCGCGTCCGCTTCCACCCGGCCGGCCATGTGCTCGGCTCGGCGCAGATCTCCGTCGAGGCAGACGGGACGCGGATCGTCGTTTCCGGCGATTATAAGCGACGGCCCGATCCGACCTGCCCGTCCTTCGAGCCGGTCGCCTGCGACGTCTTCATCACGGAAGCGACCTTCGGCCTGCCGGTCTTCCACCACCCCGACGACAGGGGAGAGATCGCCCGGCTCCTCCAGTCTCTCCGGCAGTTTCCAGAGCGTGCGCATGTGGTCGGCGCCTACGCCCTCGGCAAGGCACAACGTCTCATCGCGCTCATACGCCAGCAGGGCTACGACGCACCTATCCACATCCATGGCGCACTCGCCAGGCTGTGCGAATATTACCAGAGCCAGGGCATCGATCTCGGCGATATCCGTCCGGCAACGCTCGGCCAGGAAAACCGGCAGGACCTCGCCGGCGCTATCGTCCTCGGGCCTCCGGCGGCTTTTGCCGAGCGATGGGCGCGCCGTTTCGCCGATCCGCTCGCCATCTTCGCCTCCGGCTGGATGCTCATCCGACAGCGCGCCAAACAGCGCGGCGTCGAGCTGCCGCTCGTCATCTCCGATCATTGCGACTGGGCCGAGCTCACGGCCACGATCCGCGAAATCGCGCCTGCCGAAGTCTGGGTGACGCATGGCCGTGAGGAGGCGCTGGTCCGCTGGTGCCAGTTGCAGGGCATACCCGCACGGCCATTGCACCTTGTCGGCTACGACGATGAGGGAGAGTGAGCGATGAAAGCATTCGCCGAATTGCTCGACCGGCTCGTGCTGACGCCGCAGCGAAACGGCAAGATCCGGTTGCTCGTCGACTATTTCCGCGGCGCACCCGATCCGAGCCGCGGCTACGCGCTGGCCGCGATCGCGGGCACGCTCTCGCTCAACACGG
This window contains:
- a CDS encoding nucleoside hydrolase; translated protein: MHKVIFDTDPGVDDAMALLFLHRHRGIELLGITTVFGNASIETTTRNALFLKGAWNIAAPVARGMGETFDAGRPHVEWPTGIHGDDGLGNIGVPAQMDLPLDPRPAHRFIIDTVRANPGEVTLVAVGRMTNLARALRDDPEIAALVKAVVIMGGAFDVPGNITPAAEANIHGDPEAADVVMTAPWPVTVIGLDVTTKTVMSRAMLSEIAERGGSPARLLSDISQFYIDFYEHHVDDGMIVHDSCACAYVIAPQFFQTRGGAIRVLCGGIADGQTVQKPDGRLFPPNAWDGFPSQQACIDIDAEAVLKLIGDTLAGDR
- a CDS encoding ligase-associated DNA damage response exonuclease produces the protein MKPDALLFPAPKGLYCQDGDFYIDPVQPVERALITHGHSDHARAGHGHVLATRETLDIMRLRYGEDFCGASQDARFGETISIGGVRVRFHPAGHVLGSAQISVEADGTRIVVSGDYKRRPDPTCPSFEPVACDVFITEATFGLPVFHHPDDRGEIARLLQSLRQFPERAHVVGAYALGKAQRLIALIRQQGYDAPIHIHGALARLCEYYQSQGIDLGDIRPATLGQENRQDLAGAIVLGPPAAFAERWARRFADPLAIFASGWMLIRQRAKQRGVELPLVISDHCDWAELTATIREIAPAEVWVTHGREEALVRWCQLQGIPARPLHLVGYDDEGE